From Scomber scombrus chromosome 21, fScoSco1.1, whole genome shotgun sequence, one genomic window encodes:
- the rsl1d1 gene encoding ribosomal L1 domain-containing protein 1 isoform X1: MAEKTELALDRSQVKKAVQALQAFLKTKSTSASLFLDESQQISLLFTFWKIPKQAQTIRIPLPHGQRSEAEEVCLFTRDEPNMTTDQTQRFYKKLLEERGVKNITEIIPYKTLKTEYKPFEAKRRLLGNFDMFLSDDRIRRLLPSHLGKHFYERKKEPLSVNLQSKQLARDIHRVIQGTNMKVTNKGCCCMARIAHSGMTADEVTENIEAAVQTVVAKLRMKGPLVKVIHLKSQTSVALPIYTSDLSDLTVLDEAQKKTLKAKRGAAKKQAKNSTEDVKETDITVEGKAEGKKAAKGKKKEGEEEEEIPQLVPIETPSKKRKLEKSSKKKQLKKAPRPAAVKKGAKAQGKMTKKAGKSDSKVKRKVPKVK, from the exons ATGGCTGAAAAAACAGAGTTGGCGTTGGACCGGTCGCAG GTGAAAAAAGCCGTCCAAGCTCTGCAGGCTTTCCTAAAAACTAAGTCCACCAGTGCCTCCCTGTTCCTGGACGAGTCTCAGCAGATCAGCCTGCTCTTCACCTTCTGGAAAATCCCTAAACAAGCACAGACCATCCGCAT TCCCTTGCCCCATGGCCAGCgatcagaggcagaggaggtCTGCCTGTTCACCAGAGATGAGCCCAACATGACAACAGACCAGACCCAGAGGTTTTATAAGAAATTGCTGGAGGAGAGGGGCGTCAAAAACATCACTGAG ATCATCCCCTACAAGACCTTGAAGACAGAATACAAACCATTTGAAGCCAAACGCCGTCTGCTGGGTAACTTCGACATGTTCCTCTCCGACGACCGCATCCGCCGCCTGCTGCCTTCCCATCTCGGAAAACATTTCTACgagaggaagaa AGAGCCGCTGTCTGTGAACCTGCAGAGCAAACAGCTGGCCAGAGACATCCACAGAGTCATCCAGGGCACCAACATGAAGGTCACAAACAAGGGCTGCTGCTG CATGGCTCGTATTGCTCACTCCGGCATGACGGCAGATGAGGTGACAGAAAACATCGAGGCTGCTGTTCAAACAGTGGTGGCCAAACTGCGTATG AAAGGACCATTGGTGAAGGTTATCCACTTAAAGAGTCAAACCTCAGTGGCGCTGCCCATCTACACTTCAGACCTGAGCGACCTCACCGTGCTGGATGAAGCACAGAAGAAGACTCTCAAAGCAAAG CGAGGTGCTGCCAAAAAGCAGGCAAAGAACAGCACAGAGGACGTAAAGGAAACAGACATCACCGTAGAGGGAAAGGCAGAGGGGAAGAAGGCGGcgaagggaaagaaaaaggagggggaggaggaagaagaaatcCCACAGCTGGTTCCCATAGAAACGCCGAGCAAAAAGCGCAAACTGGAG AAGTCTTCCAAAAAGAAGCAGCTGAAGAAAGCACCCAGACCTGCCGCAGTGAAGAAAGGAGCAAAAGCTCAAGGCAAAATGACCAAGAAGGCTGGCAAGAGTGACTCCAAAGTAAAAAGGAAAGTGCCTAAAGTGAAATAA
- the rsl1d1 gene encoding ribosomal L1 domain-containing protein 1 isoform X2, translating to MAEKTELALDRSQVKKAVQALQAFLKTKSTSASLFLDESQQISLLFTFWKIPKQAQTIRIPLPHGQRSEAEEVCLFTRDEPNMTTDQTQRFYKKLLEERGVKNITEIIPYKTLKTEYKPFEAKRRLLGNFDMFLSDDRIRRLLPSHLGKHFYERKKEPLSVNLQSKQLARDIHRVIQGTNMKVTNKGCCCMARIAHSGMTADEVTENIEAAVQTVVAKLRMKGPLVKVIHLKSQTSVALPIYTSDLSDLTVLDEAQKKTLKAKRGAAKKQAKNSTEDVKETDITVEGKAEGKKAAKGKKKEGEEEEEIPQLVPIETPSKKRKLESSKKKQLKKAPRPAAVKKGAKAQGKMTKKAGKSDSKVKRKVPKVK from the exons ATGGCTGAAAAAACAGAGTTGGCGTTGGACCGGTCGCAG GTGAAAAAAGCCGTCCAAGCTCTGCAGGCTTTCCTAAAAACTAAGTCCACCAGTGCCTCCCTGTTCCTGGACGAGTCTCAGCAGATCAGCCTGCTCTTCACCTTCTGGAAAATCCCTAAACAAGCACAGACCATCCGCAT TCCCTTGCCCCATGGCCAGCgatcagaggcagaggaggtCTGCCTGTTCACCAGAGATGAGCCCAACATGACAACAGACCAGACCCAGAGGTTTTATAAGAAATTGCTGGAGGAGAGGGGCGTCAAAAACATCACTGAG ATCATCCCCTACAAGACCTTGAAGACAGAATACAAACCATTTGAAGCCAAACGCCGTCTGCTGGGTAACTTCGACATGTTCCTCTCCGACGACCGCATCCGCCGCCTGCTGCCTTCCCATCTCGGAAAACATTTCTACgagaggaagaa AGAGCCGCTGTCTGTGAACCTGCAGAGCAAACAGCTGGCCAGAGACATCCACAGAGTCATCCAGGGCACCAACATGAAGGTCACAAACAAGGGCTGCTGCTG CATGGCTCGTATTGCTCACTCCGGCATGACGGCAGATGAGGTGACAGAAAACATCGAGGCTGCTGTTCAAACAGTGGTGGCCAAACTGCGTATG AAAGGACCATTGGTGAAGGTTATCCACTTAAAGAGTCAAACCTCAGTGGCGCTGCCCATCTACACTTCAGACCTGAGCGACCTCACCGTGCTGGATGAAGCACAGAAGAAGACTCTCAAAGCAAAG CGAGGTGCTGCCAAAAAGCAGGCAAAGAACAGCACAGAGGACGTAAAGGAAACAGACATCACCGTAGAGGGAAAGGCAGAGGGGAAGAAGGCGGcgaagggaaagaaaaaggagggggaggaggaagaagaaatcCCACAGCTGGTTCCCATAGAAACGCCGAGCAAAAAGCGCAAACTGGAG TCTTCCAAAAAGAAGCAGCTGAAGAAAGCACCCAGACCTGCCGCAGTGAAGAAAGGAGCAAAAGCTCAAGGCAAAATGACCAAGAAGGCTGGCAAGAGTGACTCCAAAGTAAAAAGGAAAGTGCCTAAAGTGAAATAA
- the LOC134003202 gene encoding transmembrane protein 238-like produces the protein MSTVVQLEPVMEMTYGGVGRCKCSFWFAVAHDILGVFIMMVGVFGGLIIHDLFIYAGAIIIFLSLIWWVFWYSGNIDVPPEELEDDVGLMKLKKRGISRVVRSLSNGLRNSFRRNGGHFREGPTGNNRPSNIGQPPSTEFSLSTIFDSSFTSSSKELVREPLSI, from the coding sequence ATGTCAACAGTTGTCCAGTTGGAGCCAGTCATGGAGATGACGTATGGAGGAGTTGGACGCTGCAAGTGCTCATTTTGGTTCGCAGTGGCCCACGACATACTCGGTGTGTTCATCATGATGGTGGGGGTGTTTGGAGGCCTGATTATCCACGACTTGTTCATCTATGCCGGggccatcatcatcttcctcagcCTGATCTGGTGGGTGTTCTGGTACTCCGGGAACATTGACGTACCTCCTGAGGAGCTTGAGGATGACGTGGGCCTGATGAAACTGAAGAAACGTGGAATCAGCCGGGTTGTGAGGAGCCTCTCCAATGGGCTCAGGAACTCTTTCAGAAGGAATGGTGGACACTTCAGAGAGGGCCCCACGGGCAACAACAGACCTTCAAACATTGGACAGCCGCCAAGCACAGAATTTTCGCTCTCCACTATCTTCGACTCCTCCTTTACCTCCTCATCAAAAGAACTTGTGAGAGAGCCGCTGTCAATTTGA